A stretch of Usitatibacter palustris DNA encodes these proteins:
- a CDS encoding NAD(P)-binding domain-containing protein produces MKRDLSAHPTAILGAGPVGLAAAAHLAARGLPFLVFESGARIAEHFESTRHVALFSPWRYNIDKAARALLTAEGWLEPELDKLPTCGEVIDEYLRPLSQLPAIAPFVRLEHRVVHVARAGFDKLKTAGREHAPFLIRVTTADGTRDVLASAVIDATGTWSTPNPLGANGLPAEGEREHAAHFAYGMPDVLGTQRARYAGKRVLVAGAGHSAIGTLIALTKLAEEAQGTEVHWALRGHNFERILGGGSNDGLPARGALGARVKNLRDTGRLHVHADFKISAVRSGAHGFTIEGMKNESARYAVHDIEEVIVATGARPDFSLASELRVKLDPWIESTEALAPLIDPNVHSCGTVRPHGHRELAHPEKGYYALGAKSYGRATNFLMATGFEQARSVVAAIAGDMAAADDVQLELPETGVCSTQWSEDSSACCTKAAKVEPAPKSSCCGGPPVKRADACCVKDEVAKDSGASGCGCGPAKTRETGEKASTL; encoded by the coding sequence ATGAAGAGAGACCTGTCCGCCCATCCGACCGCGATCCTGGGCGCCGGCCCTGTGGGACTCGCCGCCGCCGCTCACCTCGCCGCGAGAGGGCTGCCGTTCCTCGTGTTCGAGTCGGGCGCGCGCATCGCCGAACACTTTGAATCGACTCGCCACGTCGCGCTCTTTTCCCCCTGGCGCTACAACATCGACAAGGCCGCCCGTGCCCTGCTCACCGCGGAAGGCTGGCTGGAGCCGGAGCTCGACAAGCTTCCCACCTGTGGCGAAGTGATCGATGAGTACCTTCGCCCGCTGTCGCAGCTTCCCGCGATCGCGCCCTTCGTGCGCCTCGAGCATCGCGTGGTTCACGTTGCGCGCGCGGGCTTCGACAAACTCAAGACCGCGGGTCGCGAGCACGCACCCTTCCTTATCCGCGTCACCACCGCGGACGGAACGCGCGATGTCCTCGCCTCCGCCGTCATCGATGCGACCGGCACCTGGTCGACGCCGAACCCTTTGGGCGCGAACGGCCTTCCCGCGGAAGGAGAGCGCGAACACGCCGCTCATTTCGCCTACGGAATGCCCGATGTCCTCGGCACGCAACGTGCGCGCTATGCGGGCAAGCGCGTGCTCGTCGCAGGCGCCGGGCATTCCGCGATCGGAACCCTCATCGCGCTGACGAAGCTCGCTGAAGAGGCGCAAGGTACGGAAGTGCATTGGGCGCTGCGGGGCCACAACTTCGAACGGATCCTGGGCGGTGGTTCCAACGATGGCCTGCCGGCTCGCGGCGCGCTCGGAGCGCGGGTGAAGAACCTGCGCGACACGGGACGCCTCCACGTCCACGCGGACTTCAAGATCTCCGCCGTCCGCTCCGGCGCGCACGGCTTCACGATCGAGGGCATGAAGAACGAATCCGCGCGGTATGCGGTTCACGACATCGAGGAAGTCATCGTCGCCACGGGCGCGCGGCCCGATTTCTCGCTCGCCTCCGAGCTTCGCGTGAAGCTCGACCCGTGGATCGAAAGCACCGAAGCGCTCGCGCCGCTGATCGACCCCAACGTCCACAGCTGCGGTACGGTGCGGCCGCACGGCCATCGCGAGCTCGCCCATCCGGAAAAGGGCTACTACGCGCTCGGCGCGAAGAGCTACGGGCGCGCGACCAACTTCCTGATGGCGACCGGCTTCGAACAGGCGCGGTCGGTCGTGGCAGCGATCGCGGGCGACATGGCCGCGGCGGACGACGTGCAGCTCGAGCTTCCCGAGACCGGCGTGTGTTCCACGCAATGGTCGGAGGATTCGAGCGCGTGCTGCACGAAAGCAGCCAAGGTCGAACCCGCGCCCAAGTCGTCGTGCTGCGGCGGACCCCCGGTGAAGCGCGCCGATGCCTGCTGCGTGAAGGATGAAGTCGCGAAGGACAGTGGCGCATCGGGATGCGGCTGCGGGCCGGCGAAGACACGTGAGACGGGAGAGAAGGCGTCCACTCTTTGA
- a CDS encoding NADH-quinone oxidoreductase subunit A has protein sequence MLENYFPVLLFLAIGAAVGVGGIVASGALSRLSGDYHPDSAKLSPFECGFEAFEDARMKFDVRYYLVAILFILFDLEIAFLFPWAIVLQEIGWFGFWAMMIFLAILVVGFIYEWKKGALEWE, from the coding sequence ATGCTCGAGAACTACTTCCCTGTCCTGCTGTTCCTGGCCATCGGCGCCGCTGTCGGCGTTGGTGGAATCGTTGCCAGCGGGGCGCTGTCGCGCCTCTCGGGCGACTATCACCCCGACTCGGCGAAGCTCTCGCCCTTCGAGTGCGGGTTCGAGGCGTTCGAGGACGCGCGCATGAAGTTCGACGTGCGCTACTACCTCGTCGCCATCCTCTTCATTCTGTTCGACCTGGAAATCGCCTTCCTCTTCCCCTGGGCCATCGTGCTCCAGGAGATCGGCTGGTTCGGCTTCTGGGCGATGATGATCTTCCTCGCGATCCTCGTGGTCGGCTTCATCTACGAGTGGAAGAAAGGAGCGCTCGAATGGGAGTGA
- a CDS encoding MFS transporter: MISMLGIAQIVSWGSLFYSIGVLGPAMRKDLDVSELFLFTTFTGSLLVSGTLAPWAGRMIDKRGGRFVLSVGSILAVIAFAILAVANHPAVLVTGWLVAGAAMACCLYDPAFATLSQHTGDRYRKAVTALTLFGGFASTVFWPLSHLLLEAWGWRATLGIYAGMHAFMCLPIHRMFVPNYLSKRVPGPADKTSAEEASPRTGAERDSRLAWLTISFAFATFVFGVIAVHLIPLLTSAGLTPAQAVTVSMLVGPMQVAGRVIELSLSGRVRAVTVGITAFALMLLALVALVSVEGFGIAAIVFVVAYGCGNGVLTIVKGTAPAEIFGREGLGRLLGHLSSAGFYAKALAPAAFSGLLALGLTRNAALSAVSMVAMGAMASYVMALRPRAGRHP, translated from the coding sequence ATGATCTCGATGCTGGGCATCGCCCAGATCGTTTCATGGGGAAGCCTCTTCTACTCGATCGGCGTCCTCGGGCCCGCGATGCGCAAGGACCTGGATGTGAGCGAGCTGTTCCTGTTCACGACGTTCACGGGCAGCCTGCTCGTGTCGGGAACACTGGCTCCCTGGGCTGGACGCATGATCGACAAGCGCGGCGGGCGCTTCGTGCTCTCGGTGGGCTCCATCCTTGCGGTCATTGCCTTCGCGATCCTCGCCGTCGCGAATCATCCGGCCGTTCTCGTGACCGGCTGGCTGGTCGCCGGGGCCGCGATGGCTTGTTGCCTCTACGATCCTGCATTCGCGACGCTGAGCCAGCACACCGGCGACCGATATCGCAAGGCCGTGACTGCGCTGACGCTCTTCGGAGGTTTCGCGAGCACGGTGTTCTGGCCGCTGTCGCACTTGCTGCTGGAAGCCTGGGGCTGGCGTGCAACGCTCGGCATCTACGCCGGCATGCACGCCTTCATGTGTCTACCCATTCACCGAATGTTCGTCCCGAATTACCTGAGCAAGCGGGTCCCGGGGCCTGCAGACAAGACATCCGCCGAAGAAGCCTCGCCAAGGACCGGCGCGGAGCGTGACAGCCGGTTGGCCTGGCTGACGATCAGTTTTGCCTTCGCGACTTTTGTCTTCGGCGTGATCGCAGTACACCTCATCCCACTGCTCACGTCCGCGGGCCTGACTCCGGCGCAGGCCGTCACGGTTTCGATGCTGGTGGGTCCGATGCAGGTTGCCGGCCGCGTGATCGAACTGAGCCTCTCCGGACGCGTACGCGCCGTCACGGTGGGAATCACCGCGTTCGCCTTGATGCTGCTGGCCCTCGTCGCGCTCGTTTCGGTAGAAGGATTCGGCATCGCCGCGATCGTGTTCGTGGTTGCCTACGGCTGCGGCAACGGCGTGCTCACCATCGTGAAGGGCACCGCTCCTGCGGAGATCTTCGGGCGCGAGGGCCTCGGACGCCTGCTCGGCCACCTTTCGAGCGCGGGTTTCTACGCCAAGGCCCTCGCCCCGGCGGCCTTCTCGGGCCTGCTTGCCCTCGGGCTCACCCGCAACGCGGCACTCTCCGCGGTCTCGATGGTGGCCATGGGCGCGATGGCCAGCTACGTGATGGCGTTGCGCCCGCGAGCAGGCCGCCATCCATGA
- a CDS encoding NuoB/complex I 20 kDa subunit family protein encodes MGVMREGALGDQGFLVTQVDTVLNWARTNSLWPMTFGLACCAVEMMHAGAARYDLDRFGIVFRPSPRQSDLMIVAGTLCNKMAPALRRVYDQMAEPRWVLSMGSCANGGGYYHYSYSVVRGCDRIVPVDVYVPGCPPTAEALVYGLIQLQNKIKRVHTISRRK; translated from the coding sequence ATGGGAGTGATGCGCGAAGGCGCGCTTGGCGACCAGGGCTTCCTGGTCACGCAAGTCGACACCGTCCTCAACTGGGCGCGGACCAATTCGCTGTGGCCGATGACCTTCGGCCTCGCCTGCTGCGCCGTGGAAATGATGCACGCCGGCGCGGCGCGCTATGACCTCGACCGCTTCGGCATCGTCTTCCGCCCGAGCCCGCGCCAGTCCGACCTGATGATCGTGGCCGGCACGCTGTGCAACAAGATGGCGCCGGCGCTGCGCCGCGTCTACGACCAGATGGCCGAGCCGCGCTGGGTGCTCTCGATGGGCTCGTGCGCCAACGGCGGCGGCTACTACCACTACTCCTACTCCGTCGTGCGCGGCTGCGATCGCATCGTGCCCGTCGACGTCTACGTGCCCGGCTGCCCGCCCACGGCGGAAGCGCTGGTCTACGGCTTGATCCAGCTGCAGAACAAGATCAAGCGCGTGCACACGATCTCGCGCCGCAAGTGA
- a CDS encoding cupin domain-containing protein encodes MIKRVIDTKVVNLDELKLEKFSAVGGKFEGESARIGQLLGAKELGYSYDVVQPGKVSCPFHSHAAEEEMFFIVKGTGTLRYGTETRKVRAGDVICCPVGGPDTAHQLVNDSNAELAYISVSTMMPAEVCEYPDSKKIGAYGGNSPSRLKHMTMANAAVDYWKDE; translated from the coding sequence ATGATCAAGCGGGTCATCGATACGAAGGTCGTCAACCTCGATGAGCTGAAGCTCGAGAAGTTCTCGGCTGTCGGCGGCAAGTTCGAGGGCGAGTCCGCGCGCATCGGCCAGCTCCTCGGCGCGAAGGAACTCGGCTATTCGTACGACGTGGTCCAGCCCGGCAAGGTCTCCTGCCCGTTCCACAGCCACGCCGCCGAGGAAGAAATGTTCTTCATCGTGAAGGGCACCGGCACGCTGCGCTACGGAACCGAGACGCGGAAGGTTCGCGCCGGCGATGTCATCTGCTGTCCCGTGGGCGGCCCCGATACGGCGCACCAGCTGGTCAACGATTCCAATGCGGAGCTCGCGTACATCTCGGTGTCGACGATGATGCCCGCCGAAGTCTGCGAGTACCCCGATTCGAAGAAGATCGGCGCGTACGGCGGCAATTCACCGAGCCGCCTCAAGCACATGACGATGGCCAACGCGGCCGTCGATTACTGGAAGGACGAATAA
- the nuoF gene encoding NADH-quinone oxidoreductase subunit NuoF yields MLDYGPDAVIMKGLDGANWHLKDYEARGGYQALRKIVNEKLTPDAVIAEVKKSALRGRGGAGFPTGLKWSFMPKNFTGQKYIVCNSDEGEPGTFKDRDIIRYNPHILIEGMIIAGYSIGATVGYNYIHGEIWSEYEIFEKALEEARAAGYLGRNVLGGGFDFDLHAHHGYGAYICGEETALLESLEGKKGQPRFKPPFPASYGLYGKPTTINNTETFAAVPSILVNGADWFLAQGKPNNGGTKIFSISGHVNKPGNYEIKLGTPFAKLLEMAGGMRGGKKLKGVIPGGSSMPVLPADVMMAMDMDYDSIAKAGSFLGSGAVIVMDEDTCMVKAAERLAYFYFEESCGQCTPCREGTGWLYRIIKRIETGEGRPEDLDLLLNLADNIQGRTICALGDAAAMPVRAFVKVYREEFEHHIHNKCCTVKAGGYSSASHDASRMAAD; encoded by the coding sequence ATGCTCGACTACGGTCCGGACGCCGTCATCATGAAGGGCCTGGACGGCGCCAACTGGCACCTCAAGGACTACGAGGCGCGCGGCGGCTACCAGGCGCTTCGCAAGATCGTGAACGAGAAGCTCACGCCCGACGCCGTCATCGCCGAGGTGAAGAAGTCGGCGCTGCGCGGGCGCGGCGGCGCAGGCTTCCCGACGGGCCTCAAGTGGTCCTTCATGCCCAAGAACTTCACCGGCCAGAAGTACATCGTCTGCAATTCGGACGAGGGCGAGCCGGGCACGTTCAAGGACCGCGACATCATCCGCTACAACCCGCACATCCTCATCGAAGGGATGATCATCGCGGGCTACTCGATTGGTGCCACCGTGGGCTACAACTACATCCACGGCGAGATCTGGAGCGAGTACGAGATCTTCGAGAAGGCGCTCGAGGAAGCGCGTGCGGCCGGCTATCTCGGCCGCAACGTCCTCGGCGGCGGATTCGATTTCGACCTCCACGCCCACCACGGCTACGGCGCGTACATCTGCGGCGAGGAAACGGCCCTGCTCGAGTCCCTCGAAGGCAAGAAGGGCCAGCCGCGCTTCAAGCCGCCGTTCCCCGCTAGCTATGGTTTGTATGGCAAGCCCACGACGATCAACAACACCGAGACGTTCGCCGCGGTGCCCTCGATCCTCGTGAATGGCGCCGACTGGTTCCTCGCGCAGGGCAAGCCCAACAACGGCGGCACGAAGATCTTCTCGATCTCGGGCCACGTGAACAAGCCGGGCAACTACGAGATCAAGCTGGGCACGCCGTTCGCGAAGCTGCTCGAGATGGCCGGCGGCATGCGCGGCGGCAAGAAACTGAAGGGCGTGATCCCGGGCGGCTCATCGATGCCGGTCCTCCCCGCCGACGTGATGATGGCGATGGACATGGATTACGACTCGATCGCCAAGGCCGGCTCGTTCCTGGGCTCCGGTGCGGTGATCGTGATGGACGAAGACACCTGCATGGTGAAGGCCGCCGAACGCCTGGCGTACTTCTACTTCGAAGAGTCCTGCGGGCAGTGCACGCCGTGCCGCGAAGGTACCGGCTGGCTCTACAGAATCATCAAGCGCATCGAGACGGGCGAGGGTCGTCCCGAGGATCTCGACCTGCTGCTCAACCTCGCCGACAACATCCAGGGCCGCACGATCTGCGCGCTGGGCGACGCCGCGGCCATGCCGGTGCGCGCGTTCGTGAAGGTATATCGCGAGGAATTCGAGCACCACATCCACAACAAGTGCTGCACGGTGAAGGCGGGCGGTTACAGCTCCGCGTCGCACGATGCGTCTCGAATGGCGGCGGACTGA
- the arsB gene encoding ACR3 family arsenite efflux transporter — protein sequence MSLFERYLTLWVAICIVAGIGLGQVFPAAFAAIGRLEYAKVNLPVGALIWVMIVPMLLKVDFGKLHEVGAHWRGIGVTLFINWAVKPFSMALLGWVFIRHLFSPWLAADQIDSYIAGLILLAAAPCTAMVFVWSELCRGDAQFTLSQVALNDAIMIVAFAPIVALLLGLSSITIPWDTLFASVVLYVVIPVLLAQAWRKWLLARGETVYRATLATLGPLSIGALLATLVLLFGFQGEAILRQPVVIALLAVPILFQVFFNSGLAYLLNRRLGVAHCVAGPSSLIGASNFFELAVAAAITLFGLNSGAALATVVGVLVEVPVMLAVVRVVGRTKDWYERGLPGRSRLP from the coding sequence ATGAGCCTATTCGAGCGCTACCTCACGCTCTGGGTCGCGATCTGCATCGTCGCCGGCATCGGCCTCGGGCAGGTCTTCCCTGCAGCGTTTGCCGCGATCGGCCGGCTCGAGTACGCGAAGGTGAACCTGCCGGTGGGCGCGCTGATCTGGGTGATGATCGTGCCGATGCTGCTGAAGGTGGACTTCGGCAAGTTGCACGAGGTGGGCGCGCATTGGCGCGGAATCGGCGTGACGTTGTTCATCAACTGGGCCGTCAAGCCGTTCTCGATGGCGCTGCTCGGATGGGTGTTCATCCGCCACCTCTTCTCCCCATGGCTCGCGGCCGACCAGATCGACAGCTACATCGCCGGGCTGATCCTGCTCGCCGCCGCTCCCTGCACCGCGATGGTCTTCGTCTGGAGCGAACTGTGTCGCGGAGACGCGCAGTTCACGCTCTCGCAGGTCGCGCTCAATGACGCGATCATGATCGTGGCGTTCGCACCGATCGTGGCCCTGCTGCTGGGCCTGTCGAGCATCACGATTCCGTGGGACACGCTGTTCGCCTCGGTGGTGCTCTACGTCGTGATCCCGGTCCTGCTGGCGCAGGCCTGGCGCAAGTGGCTTCTTGCGCGAGGCGAGACCGTTTACCGCGCCACCCTCGCGACGCTCGGCCCCTTGTCGATCGGCGCCTTGCTTGCCACGCTCGTCCTGTTATTCGGCTTCCAGGGCGAGGCGATCCTGCGCCAGCCCGTGGTGATCGCGCTGCTCGCGGTGCCGATCCTCTTCCAGGTGTTCTTCAATTCAGGGCTGGCCTACCTGCTCAACCGGCGCCTGGGTGTTGCGCACTGCGTGGCCGGCCCGTCGAGCCTGATCGGCGCGAGCAACTTCTTTGAACTGGCGGTAGCCGCGGCGATCACCCTGTTCGGGCTCAACTCGGGAGCCGCGCTGGCCACCGTGGTGGGCGTCCTCGTCGAAGTGCCGGTGATGCTCGCCGTCGTTCGCGTCGTCGGCAGGACGAAGGACTGGTACGAGCGCGGACTCCCTGGCCGATCCAGGTTGCCATGA
- a CDS encoding NADH-quinone oxidoreductase subunit D has product MAEIRNYTMNFGPQHPAAHGVLRLVLELDGEVIQRADPHIGLLHRATEKLAETRTYIQTVPYMDRLDYVSMMSNEHAYVMAIEKLLELDVPLRAQYIRVMFDEITRILNHLLWLGAHALDVGAMTVFLYAFREREDLMDCYEAVSGARMHAAYYRPGGVYRDLPEKMPQYLPSHVRNAAEIKRLNENRGGSLLDFIEDFTKRFPGYVDDYETLLTDNRIWKQRTVGIGVVTPERAQALGFTGPMLRGSGIAWDLRKKQPYEVYDKMDFDIPVGKTGDCYDRYLVRVQEMRESNRIIQQCIDWLRKNPGPVITSNHKVAPPSREEMKTSMEELIHHFKLFTEGFHVPPGEAYAAVEHPKGEFGIFLVSDGANKPWRVKIRAPGFPHLAALDEIAKGHMIADVVAIIGTMDIVFGEIDR; this is encoded by the coding sequence ATGGCCGAGATCCGCAACTACACGATGAACTTCGGGCCGCAGCATCCGGCGGCCCACGGCGTGCTGCGCCTGGTGCTCGAGCTCGACGGCGAAGTGATCCAGCGCGCCGATCCGCACATCGGCCTGCTCCACCGCGCCACGGAGAAGCTCGCCGAGACGCGCACCTACATCCAGACCGTGCCGTACATGGATCGCCTCGACTACGTGTCGATGATGTCCAACGAGCACGCGTACGTGATGGCGATCGAGAAGCTGCTCGAGCTCGATGTGCCGCTGCGCGCGCAATACATCCGCGTGATGTTCGACGAGATCACGCGCATCCTCAATCACCTGCTCTGGCTCGGCGCGCATGCGCTCGACGTCGGCGCGATGACGGTCTTCCTCTACGCCTTCCGCGAGCGCGAAGACCTCATGGATTGCTACGAAGCGGTCTCGGGCGCGCGCATGCACGCGGCGTACTACCGCCCGGGCGGGGTGTATCGCGATCTTCCCGAGAAGATGCCGCAGTACCTGCCCTCGCACGTGAGGAACGCGGCCGAGATCAAGCGCCTCAACGAGAACCGCGGGGGTTCGCTGCTCGACTTCATCGAGGATTTCACCAAGCGCTTCCCCGGCTACGTGGACGACTACGAGACGCTGCTCACCGACAACCGCATCTGGAAGCAGCGCACGGTGGGCATTGGTGTGGTCACGCCGGAGCGCGCGCAGGCGCTGGGCTTCACGGGCCCGATGCTCCGCGGCTCGGGCATTGCGTGGGACCTGCGCAAGAAGCAGCCCTACGAGGTCTACGACAAGATGGACTTCGACATCCCCGTGGGCAAGACCGGGGATTGCTACGACCGCTACCTGGTTCGCGTGCAGGAAATGCGCGAGTCCAACCGCATCATCCAGCAGTGCATCGACTGGCTCCGGAAGAACCCCGGCCCGGTCATCACCTCGAACCACAAGGTCGCCCCGCCTTCGCGCGAGGAGATGAAGACCTCGATGGAAGAGCTGATCCACCACTTCAAGCTCTTCACCGAAGGCTTCCACGTGCCGCCGGGCGAAGCGTATGCGGCGGTCGAGCATCCGAAGGGCGAGTTCGGGATCTTCCTGGTCTCCGACGGCGCGAACAAGCCGTGGCGCGTGAAGATTCGCGCTCCGGGCTTTCCGCACCTCGCGGCCCTCGACGAGATCGCCAAGGGCCACATGATCGCCGACGTCGTGGCCATCATCGGGACGATGGACATCGTGTTCGGGGAGATCGATCGATGA
- the nuoE gene encoding NADH-quinone oxidoreductase subunit NuoE: MGLLSSGSLQRIEREAAKYPPEQRQSAVMSALAIAQDEHQWLSNELMEEVAKVLGMAPVAVYEVATFYNMYNRAPAGRHKITVCTNLPCALSGGVDAAEHLKHKLGVGFNETTADGRFTLKEGECMGACGDAPVLIVNNKRMCSFMSHEKLDKLIEELK; encoded by the coding sequence ATGGGCCTGCTCTCCTCCGGCTCCCTGCAGCGCATCGAGCGCGAAGCGGCGAAGTATCCGCCCGAGCAGCGCCAGTCGGCCGTGATGAGCGCGCTCGCCATCGCGCAGGACGAGCACCAGTGGCTCTCCAACGAATTGATGGAGGAAGTCGCGAAGGTCCTCGGCATGGCGCCGGTGGCCGTGTATGAAGTCGCGACCTTCTACAACATGTACAACCGCGCCCCCGCGGGCCGGCACAAGATCACCGTCTGCACGAACCTCCCGTGCGCGCTCTCCGGTGGCGTCGATGCCGCCGAGCATTTGAAGCACAAGCTGGGCGTGGGATTCAACGAGACCACCGCCGACGGCCGCTTCACGCTGAAGGAAGGCGAGTGCATGGGGGCGTGCGGCGATGCGCCGGTGCTCATCGTGAACAACAAGCGCATGTGCAGCTTCATGAGCCACGAGAAGCTGGACAAGCTGATCGAGGAACTCAAATGA
- the secG gene encoding preprotein translocase subunit SecG, with the protein MHTVVLVLHVLAAISITALVLMQHGKGADMGAAFGSGSAGSLFGSAGAANFLSRSTAVLAAVFFATSLGLTYFSGVPGKSGGVTQSIGGEVPKAPEALKTDVKPAAPASSAPASPAPADSKSTDIPK; encoded by the coding sequence ATGCATACCGTCGTACTCGTTTTGCATGTGCTGGCCGCGATCTCGATCACGGCCCTGGTGCTCATGCAGCACGGCAAGGGCGCCGACATGGGCGCCGCGTTCGGCAGCGGTTCCGCGGGAAGCCTGTTCGGCTCCGCGGGCGCGGCCAATTTCCTTTCGCGCTCGACCGCGGTGCTGGCTGCCGTGTTCTTCGCGACGAGCCTCGGCCTGACCTATTTCTCGGGCGTGCCCGGGAAGTCGGGCGGGGTGACGCAGTCGATCGGCGGTGAAGTGCCGAAGGCGCCCGAAGCTCTGAAGACCGATGTCAAACCGGCGGCGCCTGCTTCCTCGGCTCCCGCGTCACCGGCCCCCGCCGACTCCAAGTCGACGGACATCCCGAAGTAA
- the tpiA gene encoding triose-phosphate isomerase, whose product MRAKFVVGNWKLNGSLSANEALLEAVLPGVQKAGNRQCAVCVPAPYLSQVKSLLEGTALAWGSQDVSAHDKGAYTGEVSGPMLKEFGCSLAIVGHSERRTLFGDTDAVVVEKFIAARRAGLTPIFCVGETLAEREQGVTEKVLARQVDALLDKVGAAGVDGAIVAYEPVWAIGTGKTATSAQADEAQAFIRARVAARDAAVAGRLPILYGGSVKGSNAAELFAMPNVDGGLVGGASLVAEDFVAIWRAAVAAN is encoded by the coding sequence ATGCGGGCCAAATTCGTCGTCGGAAACTGGAAGCTCAACGGCAGCCTTTCCGCCAATGAGGCCCTCCTCGAAGCGGTGCTCCCCGGAGTGCAGAAGGCGGGGAATCGGCAGTGCGCGGTCTGCGTGCCGGCTCCTTACCTGTCGCAGGTGAAGTCCCTCCTGGAAGGAACGGCGCTGGCCTGGGGTTCCCAGGACGTCAGCGCGCATGACAAGGGGGCCTACACCGGCGAAGTGTCGGGGCCGATGCTGAAGGAATTCGGCTGCAGCCTTGCGATCGTGGGGCATTCGGAGCGCCGGACGCTTTTCGGTGACACGGATGCGGTCGTGGTGGAGAAATTCATCGCGGCGCGCCGGGCGGGGCTCACGCCGATCTTCTGCGTGGGTGAAACCCTCGCGGAACGCGAGCAGGGCGTGACCGAGAAGGTCCTCGCCCGACAGGTGGACGCGCTGCTGGACAAGGTGGGCGCGGCAGGAGTCGATGGCGCGATCGTGGCTTACGAGCCCGTCTGGGCGATCGGAACCGGAAAGACGGCCACGTCAGCACAGGCCGATGAAGCACAAGCATTCATTCGCGCGCGGGTAGCGGCGCGCGATGCGGCGGTAGCGGGCAGGCTTCCGATCCTCTACGGGGGAAGCGTGAAGGGCTCGAATGCCGCGGAGTTGTTCGCGATGCCCAATGTCGACGGAGGACTGGTCGGCGGCGCGTCGCTGGTGGCGGAAGATTTCGTGGCGATCTGGCGCGCAGCCGTCGCTGCAAACTGA
- a CDS encoding NADH-quinone oxidoreductase subunit C, translated as MAEDLATLQASLGTALGARLKGQVVYRGQLTIEVAPADLVAAATILRDDPALAFTILIDLIGMDYEGFGEGSYEGSRFAIVYNLLSISQNQRVRVKVFADSADFPGVDTLVGVWPSANWFEREAFDLYGIVFKGHPDLRRILTDYGFVGHPFRKDFPISGYVEMRYDDKQKRVIYQPVSIEPREIVPRVIREDAYGDSGKK; from the coding sequence ATGGCCGAAGACCTCGCGACCCTGCAGGCATCCCTCGGCACCGCGCTCGGCGCGCGGCTGAAGGGCCAGGTCGTCTATCGTGGCCAGCTCACGATCGAGGTGGCGCCCGCGGATCTCGTCGCCGCGGCGACGATCCTCCGCGACGATCCCGCGCTGGCGTTCACGATCCTCATCGACCTCATCGGCATGGATTACGAGGGTTTCGGCGAGGGGTCGTACGAGGGCAGCCGCTTCGCGATCGTCTACAACCTGCTGTCGATATCGCAGAACCAGCGCGTTCGCGTGAAGGTGTTCGCCGATTCCGCTGATTTTCCCGGCGTCGATACGCTCGTGGGCGTGTGGCCCTCGGCCAACTGGTTCGAGCGCGAGGCCTTCGACCTCTACGGCATCGTCTTCAAGGGCCACCCGGATCTCCGCCGCATCCTCACCGACTACGGCTTCGTGGGGCATCCGTTCCGCAAGGACTTCCCCATCTCCGGGTACGTCGAGATGCGCTACGACGACAAGCAGAAGCGCGTGATTTACCAGCCCGTGTCCATCGAGCCGCGCGAGATCGTGCCGCGCGTCATCCGTGAAGACGCCTACGGCGACTCGGGGAAGAAATAA
- a CDS encoding ArsR/SmtB family transcription factor: MDSSHAVRALSALSQETRLAVFRLLVRAGSEGLAAGRIAEALGVALPTLSFHLKELAQAGLVTSRAQSRFVIYTADYDQMSALLGFLTENCCRGIAAADPATDACCEPVGACEGTPS, from the coding sequence ATGGACTCAAGCCACGCCGTTCGCGCCCTCAGCGCGCTTTCCCAGGAAACGCGACTCGCCGTCTTTCGATTGCTGGTCCGTGCCGGCTCGGAGGGGCTTGCGGCCGGTCGAATCGCCGAGGCGCTGGGCGTCGCACTCCCCACCCTGTCTTTCCACCTGAAGGAACTTGCGCAGGCGGGTCTCGTGACGAGCCGCGCCCAGTCGCGGTTCGTGATCTACACGGCCGACTACGACCAGATGAGCGCGCTGCTCGGGTTTCTCACCGAGAACTGCTGTCGAGGGATCGCCGCCGCCGACCCCGCGACCGACGCGTGTTGCGAACCTGTCGGCGCTTGCGAAGGAACCCCGTCATGA